From a single Alloactinosynnema sp. L-07 genomic region:
- a CDS encoding nucleotide sugar dehydrogenase — protein MRFLSDHTDPTVAVIGFGYVGSCIAATLAERGFDVVGIDTDPRLVEELDRRECRFNEHGLAEMLFAGLDSGRLRVTTDTGEVGAADVVLITVGTPVRDDGSLADAQLRGAALELSKHLRPGQLVVLKSTVPPGTTRNLLGPLLETRGLVAGKDFGLAFTPERLAEGTALQELRTFPIVASGLTEDCAASVGELWRRTLGVEILPMDTLEAAEIVKLADNWWIDLNIAMANELAKLCALYGADVLDVIAAANTIPKGKGNVNILMPSVGVGGSCLTKDPWMVWRTADEHGVRIQTAAAGRQVNAGMPEYTAELVFDELAKLGKEPAASTVAVLGLAFKNDTGDLRATPTQGVIETLVANGATVRLYDPLVDQAAAATLFGQDLETSLDDTVRGADCVAILALHRDFHDIDFAALPVAESCLLFDGRAYYPKDKIAELRAAGYAYRGIGRGETPVTMRATRRVAPVGSNTRYLEAS, from the coding sequence ATGCGTTTTCTCTCCGACCACACCGATCCCACCGTTGCGGTCATCGGCTTCGGGTATGTGGGTTCCTGCATCGCCGCGACCCTGGCCGAACGCGGGTTCGACGTCGTCGGGATCGACACCGATCCACGGCTGGTCGAGGAGCTCGACCGGCGGGAGTGCCGGTTCAACGAGCACGGTCTCGCCGAGATGCTGTTCGCGGGCCTGGACTCCGGGCGGCTGCGGGTGACCACCGACACCGGCGAGGTCGGTGCCGCCGACGTCGTGCTGATCACCGTCGGCACACCCGTGCGCGACGACGGCTCGCTGGCCGACGCGCAGTTGCGGGGGGCCGCGCTGGAGTTGAGCAAGCACCTGCGTCCCGGGCAGTTGGTCGTGCTCAAGTCCACGGTGCCGCCCGGTACAACGCGCAACCTGCTTGGCCCGCTGTTGGAGACGCGGGGGCTGGTGGCGGGCAAGGACTTCGGGCTGGCCTTCACCCCGGAGCGGCTCGCGGAGGGCACCGCCCTGCAGGAGCTGCGCACCTTCCCGATCGTCGCGAGTGGACTGACCGAGGACTGCGCCGCGTCGGTCGGCGAGCTGTGGCGGCGCACTCTGGGCGTCGAGATCCTGCCGATGGACACCCTGGAGGCCGCCGAGATCGTGAAGCTGGCCGACAACTGGTGGATCGACCTCAACATCGCCATGGCCAACGAGCTGGCCAAGCTGTGCGCGCTCTACGGCGCCGACGTGCTCGACGTGATCGCCGCGGCGAACACCATCCCCAAGGGCAAGGGCAACGTCAACATTCTGATGCCGAGCGTCGGCGTCGGCGGGTCGTGTCTGACCAAGGACCCGTGGATGGTGTGGCGCACCGCCGACGAGCACGGCGTGCGGATCCAGACCGCGGCGGCGGGCAGGCAGGTCAACGCCGGGATGCCGGAGTACACCGCAGAGCTGGTCTTCGACGAGCTGGCCAAGCTCGGCAAGGAACCGGCGGCGTCCACAGTGGCCGTGCTGGGCCTGGCGTTCAAGAACGACACCGGCGACCTGCGCGCCACCCCGACCCAGGGCGTGATCGAGACCCTGGTCGCCAACGGCGCCACCGTGCGCCTCTACGACCCACTGGTCGACCAGGCGGCCGCGGCCACGCTGTTCGGCCAGGACCTGGAGACCTCCCTGGACGACACGGTGCGCGGCGCCGACTGTGTCGCGATCCTGGCTCTGCACCGGGACTTCCACGACATCGACTTCGCCGCGCTCCCGGTCGCCGAGTCGTGCCTGCTGTTCGACGGTCGCGCCTACTACCCGAAGGACAAGATCGCCGAGCTGCGCGCGGCCGGGTACGCCTACCGCGGCATCGGCCGCGGCGAGACCCCGGTGACCATGCGGGCCACGCGCCGGGTCGCCCCCGTCGGGTCGAACACCCGCTATTTGGAAGCCAGCTAA
- a CDS encoding DoxX family protein, with the protein MAPLIILIVTTLALFALGRVGVRPLRPWPNPLRGGVAAMFTATGIAHFVGMREELIRMVPPDLPAPALLVTVTGILELAGAVGVLWRPTAPWAAAGLTAMLVGMFPANIYAANHGLSPSFGDQLAPRTAMQVVFLVATIALVVHYRSAFSRSRDTAEKGAVRG; encoded by the coding sequence ATGGCACCGCTGATCATCCTGATCGTCACGACCCTGGCCCTGTTCGCGCTGGGCCGCGTGGGCGTTCGACCCCTGCGCCCCTGGCCGAACCCCCTGCGCGGCGGCGTCGCGGCCATGTTCACCGCCACCGGCATCGCCCACTTCGTCGGCATGCGGGAGGAGCTGATCCGGATGGTCCCGCCCGACCTGCCCGCCCCGGCCCTGCTCGTCACCGTCACCGGAATCCTCGAACTGGCCGGTGCCGTCGGCGTCCTCTGGCGACCCACCGCGCCGTGGGCGGCGGCCGGTCTCACCGCCATGCTCGTGGGCATGTTCCCGGCCAACATCTACGCCGCCAACCACGGCCTCTCGCCGTCGTTCGGCGATCAGCTGGCCCCCCGGACCGCCATGCAGGTCGTCTTCTTGGTCGCCACAATCGCGCTGGTCGTGCACTACCGGTCGGCGTTCAGCCGCAGCCGCGACACCGCCGAGAAGGGCGCAGTGCGCGGGTGA
- a CDS encoding TetR/AcrR family transcriptional regulator, translating to MTKRAYHHGDLRRAVLAAAVEAITEHGTGGVSLRDLARRAGVSHAGPVHHFGDKAGLLTAIAAEGYGLLADALVSAWAASEDFREVGVAYVRFAIGHRAHFEVMFRPDLYHADDSEVVAARERANTELTRGVGTVAGDADPGLAAVAAWSLMHGFATLWITGAMSDVDRDPEGLARSIAGVLFSG from the coding sequence ATGACGAAGCGGGCCTATCACCACGGCGATCTGCGGCGGGCGGTGCTGGCGGCGGCGGTGGAAGCGATCACCGAGCACGGAACCGGCGGGGTGAGCCTGCGCGACCTGGCCCGGCGGGCCGGGGTGTCCCACGCCGGGCCGGTGCACCACTTCGGCGACAAGGCGGGGCTGCTGACGGCCATCGCCGCCGAGGGATACGGGCTGCTGGCCGACGCACTGGTCTCAGCGTGGGCGGCGAGTGAGGACTTCCGGGAGGTGGGGGTGGCCTATGTGCGGTTCGCGATCGGGCACCGGGCGCACTTCGAGGTGATGTTCCGGCCTGACCTGTATCACGCCGATGACTCTGAGGTGGTGGCCGCGCGCGAACGGGCGAACACAGAGCTGACGCGCGGGGTAGGGACCGTCGCGGGCGATGCGGACCCTGGGCTGGCCGCCGTCGCCGCGTGGTCACTGATGCACGGTTTCGCCACGCTATGGATCACCGGGGCGATGTCCGATGTGGACCGCGACCCAGAAGGTCTCGCCCGCTCAATCGCGGGCGTCCTGTTCAGCGGCTAA
- a CDS encoding VOC family protein produces MDITIHSSFLPQDDPDAALAFYRDTLGFEVRNDVGYQGMRWITVGPVGQPNTSIVLHPPAANPGITDDERATIAEMMAKGTYAGINLATKDLDSLFERLQAGDAEVVQEPTDQPYGVRDCAFRDPAGNMVRIQELR; encoded by the coding sequence ATGGACATCACCATTCACTCGAGTTTCCTTCCACAGGACGACCCGGACGCCGCGCTGGCGTTCTATCGGGACACTCTCGGCTTCGAGGTCCGCAACGACGTCGGCTACCAGGGGATGCGGTGGATCACCGTCGGCCCTGTCGGCCAGCCCAACACGTCCATCGTCCTGCATCCGCCCGCGGCGAACCCCGGCATCACCGACGACGAGCGCGCCACGATCGCCGAGATGATGGCCAAGGGCACCTACGCGGGCATCAACCTGGCCACAAAGGACCTCGACAGCCTCTTCGAACGCCTCCAGGCGGGCGACGCCGAGGTCGTCCAGGAGCCGACCGACCAGCCCTACGGGGTTCGTGACTGCGCGTTCCGCGATCCGGCGGGCAACATGGTCCGCATCCAGGAACTGCGCTGA
- a CDS encoding branched-chain amino acid ABC transporter permease, with translation MTTFLQAVAGGLGQGSIYALLALGFVIIYKSMRVVSFAQPAFMLAGALAVSFIAEPLLGMPSPWGFFLALVLGAIGVALLGLGIERTVIRPMVGKPVFVIAIITLGIDIVVRLVANIFIGLDVRPVGDPWGLSSIDLGGVQVQERHIVMLVTTVLLVVVLFAFFKYSRLGLAMRAASFNQETALAQGISVGTVFATSWAMAGALAAVAGTFQATGAGIDQNLWIIALKALPAIILGGLDSLGGAVIGGFTVGLVESLVATYQGDYAPWLGQNFSVVSAYVVMLLVLLVRPYGLFGTKEVERV, from the coding sequence ATGACCACCTTCCTGCAGGCGGTGGCGGGCGGGCTCGGACAGGGGTCGATCTACGCGCTGCTCGCGCTCGGCTTCGTGATCATCTACAAGTCGATGCGGGTGGTCAGCTTCGCCCAGCCCGCGTTCATGCTCGCGGGCGCGCTCGCGGTCAGCTTCATCGCCGAACCGCTGCTCGGGATGCCGAGTCCGTGGGGTTTCTTCCTGGCCCTGGTGCTCGGCGCGATCGGCGTCGCCCTGCTCGGACTCGGCATCGAGCGCACGGTGATCCGGCCGATGGTCGGCAAACCGGTGTTCGTGATCGCGATCATCACCCTGGGCATCGACATCGTGGTCCGGTTGGTGGCCAACATCTTCATCGGCCTCGACGTCCGGCCCGTCGGCGACCCGTGGGGGCTGAGCTCGATCGACCTCGGTGGCGTGCAGGTGCAGGAGCGGCACATCGTGATGCTGGTGACCACGGTTCTCCTCGTGGTCGTGCTGTTCGCCTTCTTCAAGTACTCCAGGCTCGGGCTTGCCATGCGGGCGGCCTCGTTCAACCAGGAGACCGCGCTGGCGCAAGGCATCTCGGTCGGCACGGTGTTCGCGACCTCCTGGGCGATGGCGGGCGCGCTGGCGGCGGTCGCGGGCACGTTCCAGGCCACCGGCGCAGGCATCGACCAGAACCTGTGGATCATCGCGCTCAAGGCGCTGCCCGCGATCATCCTCGGCGGCCTCGATTCCCTGGGCGGGGCGGTGATCGGCGGGTTCACCGTCGGGCTGGTCGAGTCGCTGGTCGCCACCTATCAGGGCGACTACGCGCCGTGGCTTGGCCAGAACTTCTCCGTGGTCTCGGCGTACGTGGTGATGCTGTTGGTGCTGCTGGTCCGCCCATACGGCCTGTTCGGCACCAAGGAGGTGGAACGGGTATGA
- a CDS encoding NUDIX domain-containing protein: MSTREIYRNPWLSVREDVIERPDGTRGIYSVVDRPDFAVVIAAERGGFHMVEQYRYPTGGRHWEFPQGTFPQGRTGTAEELARAELAEETGVTARSWTELGTLHSWHGASGELCTVFLATDLAAGLPRREHEEQDMRHRWFPRAEFERMIKSGQIRDDSTVAAYLLLTLHERA; this comes from the coding sequence GTGTCGACGCGCGAGATTTATCGCAATCCGTGGCTGTCTGTGCGTGAGGACGTCATCGAGCGCCCGGACGGCACCCGAGGCATCTACTCGGTGGTTGACCGCCCCGACTTCGCCGTGGTCATCGCGGCGGAGCGCGGTGGCTTCCATATGGTTGAGCAGTATCGGTACCCGACTGGCGGGCGGCATTGGGAGTTTCCGCAGGGGACCTTCCCGCAGGGCCGAACGGGCACGGCGGAGGAACTGGCCCGTGCTGAGTTGGCCGAGGAGACCGGCGTGACGGCGCGGTCGTGGACCGAACTCGGCACACTCCACTCCTGGCACGGGGCCAGCGGGGAGCTGTGCACGGTGTTCCTGGCTACGGACTTGGCGGCGGGCCTGCCCCGGCGCGAACACGAGGAACAGGACATGCGCCACCGCTGGTTCCCGCGCGCGGAGTTTGAACGGATGATCAAGTCAGGCCAGATTCGCGACGATTCCACAGTGGCCGCATACCTACTGTTGACGCTGCACGAGCGCGCCTAG
- a CDS encoding ABC transporter substrate-binding protein, protein MTSRTTQLLAGLSAVALIATGCGRGDSGGGGGGGGDGAVKTDVGVTAEPCKDAPDLKKGCIFLGTISDLTSGPFKALAVPITEAQKKFWERVNKSGGIDGYGVDVTTYVRDNKYNPETHNQVYQEIKSKVLGLAQTLGSPTTAAIIDDLRDNKIVSVPASWTSAWGFEDVILESGTNYCLESMNAIDYAVEQFKPKSVMAVHYPGDYGEDAAAGAKVAAEKNGLTFEAVETASGQDNQAGAINSVLTKKPDLVILTTGPTDAAVIVGQTAARGYTGKYIGTSPTWNPGLLKSPAAPAFKALYLQSGPWETFTSDTPGHKVMRETLGTGVTGNDGYTAGWVWSYPLRTALQKAVANKDLTRDGLLKAVKQLDKVDYEGMLPASAGNFTGDANKGVVREIMIAKPDDASPTGVSTVKPFFVGPTAKDYKFDKPCFQS, encoded by the coding sequence ATGACCAGTCGAACAACGCAGCTGCTGGCGGGCCTGTCCGCCGTAGCGCTGATAGCGACCGGCTGCGGCCGAGGTGACTCCGGTGGCGGCGGTGGCGGCGGCGGTGACGGGGCCGTCAAGACCGACGTGGGTGTCACCGCCGAGCCGTGCAAGGACGCGCCCGACCTGAAGAAGGGCTGCATCTTCCTCGGCACGATCTCCGACCTGACCTCCGGCCCGTTCAAGGCGCTGGCGGTGCCGATCACCGAGGCGCAGAAGAAGTTCTGGGAGCGGGTGAACAAGTCCGGCGGCATCGACGGCTACGGCGTCGACGTCACGACCTACGTCCGCGACAACAAGTACAACCCCGAGACCCACAACCAGGTCTACCAGGAGATCAAGAGCAAGGTGCTCGGCCTGGCGCAGACCCTCGGCTCGCCGACGACGGCGGCGATCATCGACGACCTGCGGGACAACAAGATCGTGTCCGTACCCGCTTCGTGGACCTCGGCATGGGGGTTCGAGGACGTGATCCTGGAATCGGGCACCAACTACTGTCTGGAGTCGATGAACGCGATCGACTACGCGGTCGAGCAGTTCAAGCCCAAGTCCGTGATGGCCGTGCACTACCCCGGCGACTACGGCGAGGACGCGGCCGCGGGCGCCAAGGTGGCCGCGGAGAAGAACGGCCTCACGTTCGAGGCGGTGGAGACCGCCTCCGGGCAGGACAACCAGGCGGGGGCGATCAACTCCGTCCTCACCAAGAAGCCCGACCTGGTCATCCTGACGACCGGCCCGACCGACGCGGCGGTGATCGTCGGCCAGACCGCGGCCCGCGGCTACACCGGCAAGTACATCGGCACCAGCCCGACGTGGAACCCTGGCCTGCTCAAGAGCCCGGCGGCTCCCGCGTTCAAGGCCCTCTACCTGCAGTCCGGCCCATGGGAGACGTTCACCTCCGACACCCCAGGGCACAAGGTCATGCGGGAGACGCTCGGCACCGGGGTCACCGGCAACGACGGCTACACCGCGGGCTGGGTGTGGTCCTACCCGCTGCGGACCGCGCTGCAGAAGGCCGTCGCGAACAAGGACCTGACCAGGGACGGCCTGCTCAAGGCCGTCAAGCAGTTGGACAAGGTCGATTATGAGGGCATGCTGCCCGCATCGGCGGGCAACTTCACCGGCGACGCCAACAAGGGCGTGGTCCGCGAGATAATGATCGCCAAGCCGGACGACGCCTCGCCCACCGGCGTCAGCACCGTGAAACCGTTCTTCGTCGGCCCGACCGCGAAGGACTACAAGTTCGACAAGCCGTGCTTCCAGAGCTGA
- a CDS encoding branched-chain amino acid ABC transporter permease, producing MTDQRPAKASRQLWGRPELYTSYGQNLRMLNTRPKQLAVVAMVLLAATYVPFGLPDEWLHLFATGLAAAIGAIGLNIVTGYAGQVSLGHAFFLAIGAYTASALSGEPGRRTIGLGITFLPVWLLAAGVVAGLAGVIVAPLATRLRGLYLAIVTLGLVFLGLHIFKEWRSLTGGPGVGRQGPVPEMFGQRLDRNGELLTGDQKMYLVTLVLLIIFAVFARNLVRSKVGRAFAAVRDRDIAAGVIGVSVARYKVLAFGISSFYAGCAGALLYAVLGRVEPDSFNLLLSIQFVAMVLIGGAGTIAGSIMGALFITMLPRLTQELPTVLPFISSDVTAPLGAANLAIIFYGLMIILFLIFEPRGLFGIWIRIRNYFKAWPFSY from the coding sequence ATGACCGACCAGCGGCCCGCGAAGGCCTCCCGTCAGCTCTGGGGCAGGCCCGAGCTGTACACCTCCTACGGGCAGAACCTGCGGATGCTCAACACCCGGCCCAAGCAGCTCGCGGTGGTCGCGATGGTGCTGCTGGCGGCCACCTATGTGCCGTTCGGGCTGCCCGACGAGTGGCTGCACCTGTTCGCCACCGGGCTGGCGGCGGCGATCGGCGCGATCGGGTTGAACATCGTGACCGGGTACGCGGGTCAGGTGAGCCTCGGCCACGCCTTCTTCCTCGCCATCGGCGCCTATACCGCTTCGGCGCTCAGCGGCGAGCCGGGCAGGCGCACGATCGGCCTCGGCATCACGTTCCTGCCCGTGTGGCTGCTCGCCGCCGGTGTGGTCGCCGGACTCGCGGGCGTGATCGTCGCGCCGCTGGCGACCCGGCTGCGTGGGCTCTACCTGGCCATCGTCACCCTCGGCCTGGTGTTCCTCGGCCTGCACATCTTCAAGGAATGGAGGTCGCTCACCGGCGGACCGGGGGTCGGCAGGCAGGGCCCGGTGCCGGAGATGTTCGGCCAGCGCCTCGACCGCAACGGCGAGCTGCTCACCGGTGATCAGAAGATGTACCTGGTGACGCTGGTACTGCTGATCATCTTCGCCGTGTTCGCCCGCAACCTGGTGCGGTCGAAGGTCGGCCGGGCCTTCGCCGCGGTGCGGGACCGTGACATCGCGGCGGGTGTGATCGGCGTCAGCGTCGCCCGCTACAAGGTGCTCGCGTTCGGGATCTCGTCGTTCTACGCGGGCTGCGCGGGCGCGTTGCTCTACGCGGTTCTCGGTCGGGTCGAGCCCGACTCGTTCAACCTGTTGCTGTCCATCCAGTTCGTCGCGATGGTGCTGATCGGCGGGGCCGGAACGATCGCCGGATCGATCATGGGCGCGCTGTTCATCACGATGCTGCCGCGGCTCACCCAGGAGCTGCCGACAGTGCTGCCGTTCATCAGCTCGGACGTGACCGCACCGCTCGGCGCGGCCAACTTGGCGATCATCTTCTACGGACTGATGATCATCTTGTTCCTGATCTTCGAGCCGCGCGGGCTGTTCGGGATCTGGATCCGGATCCGCAACTACTTCAAGGCATGGCCTTTCTCCTACTGA
- a CDS encoding helix-turn-helix transcriptional regulator, translating to MTSTPTAAQLRDLARLRRVRDRIDREYAQPLDVEALARGAHMSAGHLSREFRRAYGESPYGYLMTRRIERAMALLRRGDLSVTEVCFAVGCSSLGTFSTRFTELVGVPPSTYRQQAAQATVGMPACVAKQVTRPIRNREARAQSRT from the coding sequence GTGACCAGTACACCGACCGCGGCGCAGCTGCGTGACCTCGCGCGGTTGCGTCGGGTTCGTGATCGGATCGACCGGGAGTACGCGCAGCCGCTGGATGTCGAGGCGCTCGCGCGGGGGGCGCACATGTCGGCCGGACATCTCAGCCGGGAGTTTCGCCGCGCTTACGGTGAGTCACCGTACGGGTACCTCATGACGCGGCGGATCGAGCGGGCGATGGCGTTGCTGCGGCGGGGCGACCTGAGCGTCACCGAGGTCTGTTTCGCGGTCGGGTGCTCGTCGCTGGGGACCTTCAGCACCCGGTTCACCGAGTTGGTCGGGGTGCCGCCCAGTACCTACCGGCAGCAGGCGGCGCAGGCGACGGTAGGGATGCCCGCGTGTGTGGCCAAGCAGGTCACCAGACCGATCAGGAATCGAGAAGCGCGGGCGCAGAGCCGCACCTAA
- a CDS encoding excinuclease ABC subunit UvrA, protein MSMAARADTRSSAQHVADSHDLIRVHGARVNNLKDVSVELPKRRLTVFTGVSGSGKSSLVFSTIAAESQRMINETYSAFVQGFMPTLARPEVDVLEGLTTAIIVDQQRMGADPRSTVGTATDANAMLRILFSRLGKPHIGSPQAFSFNVASISGAGAVVMERAGQKVKERREFSITGGMCPRCEGRGKVSDIDLTQLYDDSKSLAEGAFTIPGWKSDSFWTVRVYAESGFVDPDKPIRKYTKKELNDFLYKDPVKVKVDGVNLTYEGLIPKIQKSFLSKDKEAMQPHIRAFVERAVTFATCPDCDGTRLSAAARSSKIKKISIADACVMQISDLAAWVRGLSEPSVAPLLAKLAHTLDSFVEIGLGYLSLNRPAGTLSGGEAQRVKMIRHLGSSLTDTTYVFDEPTIGLHPHDIQRMNSLLLRLRDKGNTVLMVEHKPEAIAIADHVVDLGPGAGAAGGTICFEGTFEELRASDTLTGRHLDDRAALKETVRTSTDALKIRGATANNLRDVDVDIPLGVLVVITGVAGSGKSSLVHGSIPAGEGVVSIDQAAIRGSRRSNPATYTGLLDPIRKAFAKANGVKPALFSANSEGACPTCNGAGVIYTDLAMMAGVATTCEECEGKRFEASVLDYHLGGRDISEVLAMSVTEAEKFFDTGEARTPAAHAILNRLVDVGLGYISLGQPLTTLSGGERQRLKLATHMSDKGGVYILDEPTTGLHLADVEQLLGLLDRLVDAGKSVIVIEHHQAVMAHADWIIDLGPGAGHDGGKIVFEGPPAKLVADRSTLTGQHLAAYVGA, encoded by the coding sequence ATGAGCATGGCCGCGAGGGCGGACACGCGATCGTCTGCGCAGCACGTCGCCGACAGTCACGACCTGATCCGCGTGCACGGTGCGCGGGTGAACAACCTCAAGGACGTCAGCGTCGAGCTGCCCAAGCGCAGGCTGACGGTGTTCACCGGCGTCTCCGGGTCGGGCAAGAGCTCGCTGGTGTTCAGCACGATCGCCGCCGAGTCCCAGCGGATGATCAACGAGACCTACAGCGCCTTCGTGCAGGGTTTCATGCCGACGCTGGCGCGGCCCGAGGTCGACGTGCTCGAAGGGCTGACGACGGCGATCATCGTCGACCAGCAGCGGATGGGCGCCGACCCGCGGTCCACCGTCGGCACCGCCACCGACGCCAACGCGATGCTGCGCATCCTGTTCAGCAGGCTCGGGAAGCCGCACATCGGGTCGCCGCAGGCCTTCTCCTTCAACGTCGCCTCGATCAGCGGGGCGGGCGCGGTGGTCATGGAGCGCGCGGGCCAGAAGGTGAAGGAGCGGCGCGAGTTCAGCATCACCGGCGGCATGTGCCCGCGCTGCGAGGGCCGGGGCAAGGTCTCCGACATCGACCTCACCCAGCTCTACGACGACTCCAAGTCGCTGGCCGAGGGCGCGTTCACCATCCCCGGGTGGAAGTCCGACAGCTTCTGGACCGTGCGGGTCTACGCCGAGTCGGGCTTCGTCGACCCGGACAAGCCGATCCGCAAGTACACCAAGAAGGAACTCAACGACTTCCTCTACAAGGACCCGGTCAAGGTCAAGGTCGACGGCGTCAACCTCACCTACGAGGGGTTGATCCCGAAGATCCAGAAGTCGTTCCTGTCCAAGGACAAGGAGGCGATGCAGCCGCACATCCGGGCGTTCGTGGAGCGCGCGGTCACCTTCGCCACCTGTCCCGACTGCGACGGCACCCGGCTCAGCGCCGCCGCCCGGTCCTCCAAGATCAAGAAGATCAGCATCGCCGACGCGTGTGTGATGCAGATCAGCGACCTGGCCGCGTGGGTCCGCGGCCTCTCCGAGCCGTCGGTGGCGCCCTTGCTGGCCAAGCTGGCGCACACGCTCGACTCGTTCGTGGAGATCGGACTGGGCTACCTGTCGCTCAACCGGCCCGCGGGCACGCTGTCGGGCGGCGAGGCGCAGCGCGTCAAGATGATCCGCCACCTGGGGTCCTCGCTCACCGACACCACCTATGTCTTCGACGAGCCCACCATCGGCTTGCACCCACACGACATCCAGCGCATGAACAGCCTGCTGCTGCGGCTGCGAGACAAGGGCAACACGGTGCTCATGGTGGAGCACAAGCCGGAGGCGATCGCGATCGCCGACCACGTCGTCGACCTCGGCCCCGGGGCGGGCGCGGCGGGCGGCACCATCTGCTTCGAGGGCACCTTCGAGGAACTGCGCGCCAGCGACACCCTCACCGGCCGCCACCTCGACGACCGTGCCGCCCTCAAGGAGACGGTGCGCACGTCCACGGACGCGCTGAAGATCCGCGGCGCCACGGCCAACAACCTGCGCGACGTCGACGTCGACATCCCGTTGGGGGTGCTGGTCGTCATCACCGGTGTCGCGGGCTCGGGCAAGAGCTCGCTCGTGCACGGGTCGATCCCCGCTGGCGAGGGCGTCGTGTCGATCGACCAGGCCGCGATCCGCGGCTCGCGGCGGAGCAACCCGGCGACCTACACCGGGCTGCTCGACCCGATCCGCAAGGCGTTCGCCAAGGCCAATGGCGTGAAGCCCGCGCTGTTCAGCGCCAACTCCGAGGGCGCCTGCCCCACCTGCAACGGCGCGGGGGTCATCTACACCGACCTGGCGATGATGGCGGGCGTGGCCACGACGTGCGAGGAGTGCGAGGGCAAGCGGTTCGAGGCGTCGGTGCTGGACTACCACCTCGGCGGCCGCGACATCAGCGAGGTGCTCGCGATGTCGGTGACCGAGGCCGAGAAGTTCTTCGACACCGGCGAGGCGCGCACGCCCGCCGCGCACGCCATCCTCAACCGGCTCGTCGACGTCGGCCTCGGCTACATCAGCCTCGGCCAGCCGCTCACCACCCTGTCCGGCGGCGAGCGGCAGCGGCTCAAGCTGGCCACCCACATGTCCGACAAGGGCGGCGTCTACATCCTCGACGAGCCGACCACCGGCCTGCACCTCGCCGACGTCGAACAGCTGCTCGGCCTGCTCGACCGACTCGTCGACGCGGGCAAGTCGGTCATCGTCATCGAGCACCACCAGGCCGTGATGGCCCACGCCGACTGGATCATCGACCTCGGACCGGGCGCGGGCCACGACGGCGGCAAGATCGTCTTCGAGGGCCCACCCGCGAAACTCGTCGCCGACCGCTCCACCCTCACCGGCCAACACCTCGCGGCCTACGTCGGCGCCTGA